In a genomic window of Gadus chalcogrammus isolate NIFS_2021 chromosome 17, NIFS_Gcha_1.0, whole genome shotgun sequence:
- the znhit1 gene encoding zinc finger HIT domain-containing protein 1, protein MVLEKKVSARVESQRRVLDEATRQRRLSRQLDALEKDNFQDDPLSSLPPQGPTARLPAFSDTEDTGKKRRKTRGDHFKQRFRKNFTTLLEEENLSERAEPNYLSAAAPPSSLPPRSFCSACGFPSHYTCSSCGGRYCCTRCLLTHRETRCLKWTL, encoded by the exons ATGGTGCTGGAAAAGAAAGTCTCCG CCCGTGTAGAGTCTCAGAGGCGGGTTCTAGACGAAGCCACCAGGCAGCGGAGGCTGAGTCGCCAGCTGGATGCGCTAGAAAAGGATAACTTCCAGGACGACCCGCtgtcctccctgcctccccagGGTCCTACTGCACGGCTCCCGGCCTTCAGCGACACAGAGGACACTG gcaagaagaggaggaagacgaggggaGATCACTTCAAACAGAGATTCAGGAAGAACTTCACTACTCTGCTAGAAGAggag AATCTATCTGAGAGGGCGGAGCCAAACTACCTGTCGGCAGCGGCTCCTCCCtcgtccctccccccccgctccttctgCTCCGCCTGTGGCTTCCCGTCCCACTACACCTGCAGCTCCTGTGGAGGGCGATACTGCTGCACACGCtgcctgctcacacacagagagaccag aTGTTTGAAGTGGACTCTGTAA
- the gltpd2a gene encoding ceramide-1-phosphate transfer protein — translation MAIPRGRRRIGFLWLAAILVLLLLLSFFWLPQDGARDCQNSWHPCLPFFQTTDTQVEEAESSPKPSSQDCPGQSFQVWRLLLYLKASQAANQDVLLEPYLQSWEELIRFMESLGAIVGFFSQKVKDKVATIRELSLEHAKKNSGRSSQDAPQNGAYYSIGSMVEAELKAGVVSFSHPSQSGCRTVLRLHRSLRWLTLLMRGLTEGANEEGEYRTPGDLCREAYWVALAPYHPWYVRQAAELVFVSLPERALFLQLVCVESQEEATPILHTLIHTLEETHARTQHILQTHGLLELP, via the exons ATGGCGATCCCCAGAGGAAGGAGGCGGATTGGTTTCCTCtggctggcggccatcttggttctgctGCTTCTTCTCAGTTTCTTCTGGCTCC ctcaggATGGGGCGAGAGACTGTCAGAATTCTTGGCATCCATGTCTCCCTTTCTTCCAGACG ACTGACACACAGGTGGAAGAGGCGGAGTCATCCCCAAAGCCCAGCTCCCAGGACTGCCCTGGCCAATCATTTCAGGTCTGGCGTCTGCTGCTCTACTTGAAGGCCAGccaggcagccaatcaggacGTCCTGCTGGAACCCTACCTGCAGAGCTGGGAGGAGCTTATCAG gtttaTGGAGTCACTCGGGGCGATAGTGGGGTTCTTCTCTCAGAAGGTGAAGGACAAGGTTGCCACGATACGGGAGCTGTCCCTAGAACATGCCAAAAAGAATTCTGGGAGAAGTAGTCAAGACGCTCCACAGAATGGG GCGTATTATTCTATTGGCTCCATGGTGGAGGCGGAGCTTAAGGCGGGCGTGGTCAGCTTCTCCCATCCCAGCCAATCGGGATGCAGGACGGTGCTGCGTCTCCATCGCTCCCTCCGATGGCTGACTCTGTTAATGAGGGGTCTCACCGAGGGAGCCAATGAGGAGGGAGAATACAGGACCCCTGGGGACCTGTGCag GGAGGCCTACTGGGTGGCCCTAGCCCCCTACCACCCCTGGTATGTGCGGCAGGCAGCAGAGCTGGTGTTCGTCTCCCTACCAGAGAGGGCGCTGTTCCTGCAGCTGGTATGTGTGGAGAGCCAGGAGGAGGCCACGCCCATATTacacacgctcatacacacactggaggagacgcacgctcgcacacaaCATATCCTTCAAACGCACGGGTTGTTGGAGCTGCCCTGA
- the LOC130370432 gene encoding LOW QUALITY PROTEIN: protein transport protein Sec24D-like (The sequence of the model RefSeq protein was modified relative to this genomic sequence to represent the inferred CDS: inserted 2 bases in 1 codon) — protein sequence SELFIFHASIPIAEAPGKLKNRDDKKLVSTDKEKTLFHPVKGVYEQLSKDCVAQGCSVDLFLFPSQYLDIATMGDVPAHTRGAVFKCSNFQVETDGEHFLRDLRKDVEKPIGFDAIMRVRTSTGFRATDFFGGVYMNNTTDVELAAVDCDHAITVELKHDDTLSEETGAITQCALLYTTVGGQRRLRVHNLSLNCSSQLMELFKSCETDSLINFFAKTAYRAILKQPLKSVREILVNQTAHMLACYRKNCASPSAASQLILPETMKVFPVYMNSLMKTAPLVGSTELSTDDRAHQRLAVMAMGVEDTQLLLYPRLIPLHNMELEGEAVPSXRCSEDRLSDGGAFLLENGHSLFLWLGQACPPELIQGLFNLARSPAAQHEHVQQRPLGSHFSVGSRCTGTRSCLPTVAVDLWESNLGVS from the exons tcagagctcTTCATCTTCCACGCCTCCATCCCGATCGCTGAGGCACCTGGGAAGTTGAAGAACCGAGACGATAAGAAGCTGGTCAGCACGGACAAGGAGAAG ACGCTGTTCCACCCGGTGAAGGGCGTGTACGAGCAGCTTTCCAAGGACTGTGTAGCTCAGGGCTGCAGCGTGGACCTCTTCCTGTTCCCCAGCCAGTACCTGGACATCGCCACCATGGGGGATGTGCCCGCGCACACCAGGGGCGCCGTCTTCAAGTGCAGCAACTTCCag GTGGAGACCGACGGGGAGCACTTCTTGAGGGACCTGAGGAAGGATGTGGAGAAGCCCATCGGGTTTGACGCCATCATGCGTGTCCGCACCAGCACAG GCTTCCGGGCGACGGACTTCTTCGGCGGCGTGTATATGAACAACACGACGGACGTGGAGCTGGCGGCGGTGGACTGTGACCACGCCATCACCGTGGAGCTGAAGCACGACGACACGCTCAGCGAGGAGACGGGCGC tatTACCCAGTGTGCCTTGCTCTACACCACCGTCGGGGGCCAGAGGCGTCTGCGCGTCCACAACCTCAGTCTGAACTGCAGCTCCCAGCTGATGGAGCTGTTCAAGAGCTGCGAGACGGACTCGCTCATCAACTTCTTCGCCAAAACAG CCTACCGCGCCATCCTGAAGCAGCCACTGAAGAGCGTCCGGGAGATCCTGGTCAACCAGACCGCCCACATGCTGGCCTGCTACCGCAAGAACTGTGCCAGCCCCTCTGCCGCCAGCCAG CTGATCCTGCCCGAGACCATGAAGGTGTTCCCGGTGTACATGAACAGCCTGATGAAGACGGCCCCCCTGGTGGGCAGCACGGAGCTGTCCACGGACGACCGCGCCCACCAGCGGCTGGCCGTCATGGCCATGGGCGTGGAGGACACCCAGCTGCTGCTGTACCCCCGGCTCATCCcactg CACAACATGGAGCTGGAGGGCGAGGCGGTGCCGTC CCGCTGCTCTGAGGACCGCCTGTCCGACGGCGGAGCCTTCCTGCTGGAGAACGGCCACTCCCTCTTCCTGTGGCTGGGCCAGGCCTGCCCCCCCGAGCTCATCCAGGGGCTCTTCAACCTCGCTCGCTCACCTGCAGCCCAACACG AAcatgtgcaacagcgccccctggggtcacacttttcggtgggatCCCGGTGCACCGGGACACGGAGCTGTTTGCCTACGGTGGCTGTGGACCTGTG GGAGAGCAATCTTGGTGTGAGTTGA
- the LOC130370153 gene encoding C-type lectin domain family 10 member A-like gives MSTVFHDEPEATDSNTFWTNETKSTTLWTRRFGWPERVPFLPVLTAGVILTLIITLGVINTKTTGRVSSLEHTVTNLTSSIQSLTDSLNHTREAVKEVNRLRFSVETNKDQLTSVAAALQGLVVLETLQKTVAALKCTLDRISNNVSRVAVGMPCCELGWVLFSPRSARPGCYLFSTDSLSWDNARDRCVAQGGHLAILHTDEEWSFVTSRQMPVYHWVGLTDERTGKWEWVNQTPYTMDRRKWKPNQPDNWMGSRTSTEDCAHLHSNGQLNDLHCFERLRYICQAHAHRV, from the exons ATGTCGACCGTATTCCATGATGAACCCGAAGCCACAGATAGCAACACATTCTGGACCAACG agactAAGAGCACCACGCTCTGGACCAGGAGGTTTGGTTGGCCGGAGAGGGTCCCCTTCTTACCTGTGCTGACTGCTGGTGTCATCCTGACTCTGATCATCACACTGGGAGTCATCA aCACTAAGACCACGGGCCGTGTGTCATCGTTGGAGCACACGGTGACCAACTTGACGTCCAGCATCCAGTCCCTGACCGACTCTCTCAACCACACCAGAG AGGCAGTGAAGGAGGTGAATCGTCTGAGGTTTTCTGTGGAGACCAATAAGGACCAGCTGACCTCAG TGGCTGCTGCGTTGCAAGGTCTGGTTGTCCTGGAGACCCTTCAGAAGACAGTGGCCGCACTCAAGTGTACTCTAGACCGCATCTCTAACAACG TCAGTAGGGTGGCGGTGGGCATGCCGTGCTGTGAGCTGGGCTGGGTGCTGTTCTCCCCCCGCTCCGCCCGGCCCGGCTGCTACCTCTTCTCCACAGACTCCCTGTCCTGGGACAACGCCCGGGACCGCTGCGTCGCCCAGGGGGGACACCTGGCTATCCTACACACCGATGAGGAAtgg AGCTTTGTAACCAGTAGGCAGATGCCGGTGTATCACTGGGTCGGTCTGACGGACGAACGGACGGGGAAGTGGGAGTGGGTCAACCAGACGCCGTACACCATGGACCGGAG GAAATGGAAACCGAATCAGCCTGACAACTGGATGGGGTCTCGAACAAGCACAGAGGACTGTGCTCATCTCCATAGCAACGGTCAGCTTAATGACCTGCATTGCTTTGAACGACTACGCTACATCTGTCAGGCACACGCCCACCGTGTATAA